The following nucleotide sequence is from Oncorhynchus nerka isolate Pitt River unplaced genomic scaffold, Oner_Uvic_2.0 unplaced_scaffold_7325, whole genome shotgun sequence.
TCCCACCTGCTATGTCCCCTGTCTCACCTGGTATGTCCCGTGTCCCCTCCTGCTATGTCCCCTGTCTCACCTGGTATGTCCCCTGTCTCACCCGGCATGTCCCGTGTCCCACCTGGTATGTTCCGTGTCCCACCTGGTATGTCCACTGTCTCACCTGCTATGTCCCCTGTCCCACCTGGTATGTCCCGTGTCCCACCTGGTATGTCCCGTGTCCCACCTGGTATGtcccctgtctcacctggtgtctCACCTGGTATGTCCCCTGTCCAACCTGCTATGTCCCCTGTCCCACCTGGTATGTCCCCTGTCCCACCTGCTATGTCCCCTGTCCCACCTACTATGCCTGTCCCACCTGCTATGTCCCCTGTCCCACCTGGTATGTCCCCTGTCCCACCTGCTATGTCCCCTGTCCCACCTGGTATGTCCCCTGTCCCACCTGGTATGTCCCCTGTCCCACCTGCTATGTCCCCTGTCCCACCTGCTATGTCCCCTGTCCAACCTGCTATGTCCCCTGTCTCACCTGCTATGTCCCCTGTCCAACCTGCTATGTCCCCTGTCCCACCTGCTATGTCCCCTGTCCCACCTGCTATGTCCCCTGTCCCACCTGCTATGTCCCCTGTCCAACCTGCTATGTCCCCTGTCCCACCTGGTATGTCCCGTGTCCCACCTGGTATGTCCCGTGTCCCACCTGGTATGtcccctgtctcacctggtgtctCACCTGGTATGTCCCCTGTCCAACCTGCTATGTCCCCTGTCCCACCTGGTATGTCCCCTGTCCCACCTGGTATGTCCCCTGTCCCACCTGCTATGTCCCCTGTCCCACCTGGTATGTCCCCTGTCCCACCTGCTATGTCCCCTGTCCCACCTGCTATGTCCCCTGTCCCACCTGCTATGTCCCCTGTCCCACCTGGTATGTCCCCTGTCCCACCTGGTATGTCCCCTGTCCCACCTGCTATGTCCCCTGTCCCAACTGGTATGTTCCCTGTCTCACCTGGTATGTCCCGTGTCCCACCTGGTATGTTCCCTGTCCCACCTGCTATGTCCCCTGTCTCACCTGGTATGTCCCGTGTCCCACCTGGTATGTTCCCTGTCCCACCTGCTATGTCCCCTGTCTCACCTGGTATGTCCCGTGTCCCCTCCTGCTATGTCCCCTGTCTCACCTGGTATGTCCCCTGTCTCACCTGGCATGTCCCGTGTCCCACCTGGTATGTTCCGTGTCCCACCTGGTATGTCCACTGTCTCACCTGCTATGTCCCCTGTCCCACCTGGTATGTCCCGTGTCCCACCTGGTATGTCCCGTGTCCCACCTGGTATGtcccctgtctcacctggtgtctCACCTGGTATGTCCCCTGTCCAACCTGCTATGTCCCCTGTCCCACCTGGTATGTCCCCTGTCCCACCTGCTATGTCCCCTGTCCCACCTGCTATGCCTGTCCCACCTGCTATGTCCCCTGTCCCACCTGGTATGTCCCCTGTCCCACCTGCTATGTCCCCTGTCCCACCTGGTATGTCCCCTGTCCCACCTGGTATGTCCCCTGTCCCACCTGCTATGTCCCCTGTCCCACCTGCTATGTCCCCTGTCCAACCTGCTATGTCCCCTGTCCAACCTGCTATGTCCCCTGTCTCACCTGCTATGTCCCCTGTCCAACCTGCTATGTCCCCTGTCCAACCTGCTATGTCCCCTGTCCCACCTGCTATGTCCCCTGTCCCACCTGCTATGTCCCCTGTCCCACCTGCTATGTCCCCTGTCCCACCTGCTATGTCCCCTGTCCAACCTGCTATGTCCCCTGTCCCACCTGGTATGTCCCGTGTCCCACCTGGTATGTCCCGTGTCCCACCTGGTATGtcccctgtctcacctggtgtctCACCTGGTATGTCCCCTGTCCAACCTGCTATGTCCCCTGTCCCACCTGGTATGTCCCCTGTCCCACCTGCTATGCCTGTCCCACCTGCTATGTCCCCTGTCCCACCTGGTATGTCCCCTGTCCCACCTGCTATGTCCCCTGTCCCACCTGCTATGTCCCCTGTCCCACCTGCTATGTCCCCTGTCCCACCTGGTATGTCCCCTGTCCCACCTGGTATGTCCCCTGTCCCACCTGGTATGTCCCCTGTCCAACCTGCTATGTCCCCTGTCCAACCTGCTATGTCCCCTGTCTCACCTGCTATGTCCCCTGTCCCACCTGCTATGTCCCCTGTCCCAACTGGTATGTTCCCTGTCTCACCTGGTATGTCCCGTGTCCCACCTGGTATGTTCCCTGTCCCACCTGCTATGTCCCCTGTCTCACCTGGTATGTCCCGTGTCCCACCTGGTATGTTCCCTGTCCCACCTGCTATGTCCCCTGTCTCACCTGGTATGTCCCGTGTCCCCTCCTGCTATGTCCCCTGTCTCACCTGGTATGTCCCCTGTCTCACCTGGCATGTCCCGTGTCCCACCTGGTATGTTCCGTGTCCCACCTGGTATGTCCACTGTCTCACCTGCTATGTCCCCTGTCCCACCTGGTATGTCCCGTGTCCCACCTGGTATGTCCCGTGTCCCACCTGGTATGtcccctgtctcacctggtgtctCACCTGGTATGTCCCCTGTCCAACCTGCTATGTCCCCTGTCCCACCTGGTATGTCCCCTGTCCCACCTGCTATGTCCCCTGTCCCACCTGCTATGTCCCCTGTCCCACCTGCTATGCCTGTCCCACCTGCTATGTCCCCTGTCCCACCTGGTATGTCCCCTGTCCCACCTGCTATGTCCCCTGTCCCACCTGGTATGTCCCCTGTCCCACCTGGTATGTCCCCTGTCCCACCTGCTATGTCCCCTGTCCCACCTGCTATGTCCCCTGTCCCACCTGCTATGTCCCCTGTCTCACCTGCTATGTCCCCTGTCCAACCTGCTATGTCCCCTGTCCCACCTGCTATGTCCCCTGTCCAACCTGCTATGTCCCCTGTCCAACCTGCTATGTCCCCTTGTCCCACCTGCTATGTCCCCTGTCCCACCTGCTATGTCCCCTGTCCCACCTGCTATGTCCCCTGTCCCACCTGCTATGTCCCCTGTCCCACCTGCTATGTCCCCTGTCCCACCTGGTATGTCCCCTGTCTCACCTGGTATGTCCCCTGTCTCACCTGGTATGTCCCCTGTCTCACCTGGTATGTCCCGTGTCCCACCTGGTATGTTCCCTGGCTCTTGAAGCCTCTGAGGGGGAATTTGGCTCCTCGACCGAAGGTCCTGATGACAGGAGTGGAGATCACACCCCGCAGACGTCTGGGGAGCACACAACCAGTTGAGAAAAATGTGACACCTTTACAGTAAAAGACAGCCCCTTACCCTGCCCCCACAGACAGAAAAGGAtttgatccccattagttcctgtcaaggcagcagctactcttcttggggtttagtatggatccccattagttcctgtcaaggcagcagctactcttcctggggtttattatggatccccattagttcctgcagcagctactcttcctggggtttattatggatccccattagttcctgccaagacagcagctactcttcctggggtttattatggatccccattagttcctgcagcagctactcttcctggagtttattatggatccccattagttcctgcagcagctactcttcctggggtttattatggatccccattagttcctgctaagtcagcagctactcttcctggggtttattatggatccccattagttcctgccaaggcagcagctactcttcctggggtttattatggatccccattagttcctgccaaggcagcagctactcttcctggggtttattatggatccccattagttcctgtctaggcagcagctactcttcctggggtttattatggatccccattagttcctgccaaggcagcatctggttgctcctcattacacaccacagaccagcagcgtctggttgctcctcattacacaccacagaccagcagcgtctggttgctcctcattacacaccacagaccagcagcgtctggttgctcctcattacacaccacagaccagcagcgtctggttgctcctcattacacaccacagaccagcagcgtctggttgctcctcattacacaccacagaccagcagcgtctggttgctcctcattacacaccacagaccagcagcgtctggttgctcctcattactcaccacagaccagcaaatattctttacatcaacaacataagaATCACTCCAAAACCTATCGTACGACCTCTTACCCTCTGTTTGCTCCCCCGACAGACACCACCTGGATGGGGAAGCCTCCTCTGCCTCGGCCCCGTCTGATGCCAGCCCACTGGCCCACCACCGTGCCTGCTATCTCCAGCTTCCCGCCCTGGGTGGACATGCTTGGCAGACCTGCAGACCACGGACCAACagtagggacacacacacacacacacacacacggaggttGTGAAATAAAACTTCTAAGAAAGTTAAGAGCAACCTAACTCGAGTATAATACTGATCCGTCTTCATGGTGAAGAAAACCTGTACTTATACTAAGCACAAATATAAACTTGCGAatatcaaagattttactgagttacagttcatataaggaaatcagtcaatgtaTATACATCTATGGATATGTCACATGACTGAGCAGgggtccagccaatcagaatgagtttttccctcaCAGAAGGGCTTTatgacagacagaaatactcctcagtaatgatcatgctctttaatctgcttcttgatatgcctgtcaggtggatggatgatcTTGGCGAAGGacaaaatgctcactaacagggatggaaaCACATTTGTTCACAACATTTGATAGAAATGCGTTTTCTTTAAGAGTATGGAccgtttctgggatcttttatttcagctgaaacatgaaaccaacactttatatgttgcattcatatttttttcAGTATAATTTAAattataaaaatataaataaaaaatataaaatataaatttATATAGTATCTACTACATCAAAACAAACACTGGCCAGGTCGACCATAACACTGGCCAGGTCGACCATAACACTGGCCAGGACTCGACCATAACACTGGCCAGGTCGACCATAACACTGGCCAGGTCGACCATAACACTGGCCAGGTCGACCATAACACTGGCCAGGTCGACCACAACACTGGCCAGGTCGACCATAACACTGGCCAGGTCGACCATAACACTGGCCAGGTCGACCATAACACTGGCCAGGTCGACCATAACACTGGCCAGGTCGACCACAACACTGGCCAGGTCGACCATAACACTGGCCAGGTCGACCATAACACTGGCCAGGTCGACCATAACACTGGCCAGGTCGACCATAACACTGGCCAGGACGACCATAACACTGGCCAGGTCGACCACAACACTAAACACTGGCCAGGTCGACCACAACACTAAACACTGGCCAGGTCGACCACAACACTGGCCAGGTCGACCACAACACTGGCCAGGTCGACCACAACACTGGCCAGGTCGACCACAACACTGGCCAGGTCGACCATAACACTGGCCAGGACGACCACAACACTGGCCAGGTCGACCACAACACTGGCCAGGTCGACCATAACACTGGCCAGGTCGACCATAACACTGGCCAGGTCGACCATAACACTGGCCAGGACGACCATAACACTGGCCAGGTCGACCATAACACTGGCCAGGTCGACCATAACACTGGCCAGGTCGACCATAACACTGGCCAGGTCGACCATAACACTGGCCAGGACGACCATAACACTGGCCAGGACGACCATAACA
It contains:
- the LOC135566099 gene encoding constitutive coactivator of PPAR-gamma-like protein 1 homolog, translating into MSTQGGKLEIAGTVVGQWAGIRRGRGRGGFPIQVVSVGGANRGRLRGVISTPVIRTFGRGAKFPLRGFKSQGTYQVGHGTYQVRQGTYQ